A window from Branchiostoma floridae strain S238N-H82 chromosome 16, Bfl_VNyyK, whole genome shotgun sequence encodes these proteins:
- the LOC118403805 gene encoding galactose-3-O-sulfotransferase 3-like isoform X3 — protein MSLMQTRYHPTAQSNVTKLVPTSLPTCGRPVTNFVFIKVHKTASGSTFMVLARFGRNHGMTICYPKRHRKAMHIQLSYPSGKLTKKDCRPSPGRKYNLIIHHSVMNKQAMARVMEPGTKYIGIFREPLNHFRSIFFWKNRMARRKENPLGEFLNRNHDRKRSYSKHHNFQAYTMGFPKRLMTSKNESQIYETIRTIAGWYSVVLITEYWEESLVLLKRKFCWTLYDILHTTDRLHALHTKKEHVPLTTEQKQNHRKMSNIDYVMYDYLNETFWQHITKEGPEFWDEVTYYKTLNSEVNKHCNSVGGKRVFPAGKWSQEFVIDSTFCKEWKWKEGQWAGACWNEVEKQNKEAQLKKTNGV, from the exons ATGAGCCTAATGCAAACCAGATACCACCCCACAGCACAAAGCAATGTAACAAAGTTAGTTCCAACAAGCCTTCCTACCTGTGGCCGTCCTGTCACCAACTTTGTATTCATCAAG GTTCATAAGACAGCTTCGGGCTCCACGTTTATGGTCCTGGCGAGGTTCGGCCGGAACCACGGGATGACCATCTGCTATCCCAAGCGCCATAGGAAGGCAATGCACATTCAGCTATCATACCCAAG TGGAAAACTGACGAAGAAAGACTGTAGACCGTCCCCTGGAAGAAAATACAACCTCATCATACACCATTCAGTCATGAACAAGCAAGCCATGGCCCGAGTCATGGAGCCCGGCACCAAGTATATCGGCATCTTTCGGGAGCCTCTCAATCATTTTCGGTCAATTTTCTTTTGGAAGAATAGAATGGCCCGCCGTAAAGAAAATCCACTTGGAGAGTTTCTCAATAGAAATCACGACCGGAAAAGATCATATTCGAAACATCATAATTTTCAAGCGTACACCATGGGGTTCCCGAAGAGGCTGATGACCAGCAAAAATGAAAGCCAAATATACGAAACAATCAG AACCATTGCGGGTTGGTACTCGGTGGTCCTGATAACAGAGTACTGGGAGGAGTCCTTAGTTCTGCTGAAAAGGAAGTTTTGCTGGACACTTTACGACATACTACACACAACTGACAGACTTCATGCTCTTCACACTAAGAAAGAACACGTCCCCCTTACTACAGAACAGAAACAAAACCACAGGAAAATGAGCAATATTGATTATGTGATGTACGATTACTTGAATGAGacattttggcaacatataacaAAGGAAGGACCTGAGTTTTGGGATGAGGTCACGTATTACAAGACCCTGAACAGTGAGGTGAACAAACATTGTAACTCAGTAGGTGGTAAAAGAGTCTTTCCTGCTGGTAAATGGAGCCAGGAATTTGTGATTGATTCAACCTTCTGTAAAGAATGGAAATGGAAGGAAGGGCAATGGGCAGGAGCTTGCTGGAACGAGgttgagaaacaaaacaaagaagcaCAACTGAAGAAAACGAACGGCGTTTAG